The following proteins come from a genomic window of Pararhodobacter sp.:
- a CDS encoding replication-associated recombination protein A — translation MADLFDSDPQTPRDTAPRPLADRLRPRALTEVIGQEAVLGRDGPLGAMLGARALSSLVLWGPPGVGKTTIARLLAQATDLHFVQISAIFTGVPDLRKVFEAARMRRANGQGTLLFVDEIHRFNKAQQDGFLPYMEDGTILLVGATTENPSFELNAALLSRSQVIVLKRLTLIDLEKLAQRAEKTLNRALPLKGEARESLLEMADGDGRALLNLIEQVMAWSVKEPLDRETLSKRLMRRAAKYDKSGEEHYNLISALHKSVRGSDPDAALYWFARMLEGGEDPRFLARRITRMAVEDIGLADPQAQSQCLEAWQTYERLGSPEGELALAQALVYLALAPKSNAVYVAYKGARALAKKTGSAMPPAHILNAPTQMMKDQGYGAGYAYDHDAEDGFSGQNYFPDGVKRPVLYAPPERGFERELKKRVEYFAKLRGKRQTPS, via the coding sequence ATGGCTGACCTTTTTGACTCGGACCCGCAGACACCCCGTGATACCGCGCCGCGCCCCTTGGCGGACCGGCTGCGGCCGCGTGCGCTGACCGAGGTGATCGGTCAGGAGGCGGTGCTGGGTAGGGATGGTCCGCTGGGTGCAATGCTGGGCGCGCGGGCGCTGTCGTCCTTGGTGCTCTGGGGGCCGCCGGGGGTGGGCAAGACCACCATCGCGCGGTTGCTGGCGCAGGCGACGGACCTGCATTTCGTCCAGATCAGTGCGATTTTCACCGGGGTGCCGGATCTGCGCAAGGTGTTCGAGGCGGCGCGGATGCGGCGCGCCAACGGGCAGGGGACGTTGTTGTTTGTCGATGAGATCCATCGGTTCAACAAGGCGCAGCAGGACGGGTTCCTGCCCTATATGGAGGATGGCACGATCCTGCTGGTGGGGGCGACCACGGAAAACCCGTCGTTCGAGTTGAACGCCGCCCTCTTGAGCCGTTCGCAGGTGATCGTGTTGAAGCGGCTCACGTTGATTGATCTCGAAAAGCTGGCGCAGCGGGCGGAAAAGACCCTGAACCGGGCGCTGCCGCTCAAGGGCGAGGCGCGCGAGTCGCTGCTGGAGATGGCGGATGGCGACGGGCGCGCGCTTTTGAACCTGATCGAGCAGGTCATGGCGTGGAGCGTCAAGGAGCCGCTTGACCGCGAGACCCTGTCCAAGCGGTTGATGCGGCGTGCGGCGAAATACGACAAATCGGGCGAGGAGCATTACAACCTGATCTCGGCCTTGCACAAATCGGTGCGTGGCTCGGACCCGGATGCTGCCCTGTACTGGTTCGCGCGGATGCTGGAGGGTGGCGAGGACCCGCGTTTCCTTGCCCGTCGGATCACCCGCATGGCGGTCGAGGATATCGGCCTGGCCGACCCGCAGGCGCAAAGCCAATGTCTTGAGGCCTGGCAGACCTATGAGCGGTTGGGCAGCCCCGAGGGCGAGCTGGCCTTGGCGCAGGCGTTGGTCTATCTGGCGCTCGCGCCGAAATCGAACGCGGTTTATGTGGCCTACAAGGGGGCGCGGGCCTTGGCGAAAAAGACCGGATCGGCGATGCCGCCTGCGCATATTCTCAATGCGCCGACCCAGATGATGAAGGACCAGGGCTATGGCGCGGGCTATGCCTATGACCACGACGCCGAGGACGGGTTCTCGGGGCAGAATTATTTCCCCGATGGGGTGAAACGTCCGGTCCTTTATGCGCCGCCCGAACGCGGCTTTGAGCGCGAGTTGAAAAAGCGCGTCGAGTATTTCGCCAAGCTGCGCGGCAAGCGCCAGACCCCGTCCTGA
- a CDS encoding histidine phosphatase family protein has translation MTKRLILTRHAKSSWDDPTTPDHERPLNERGKAAAADLGGWLASRGYVPQEVLCSDAARTRETWEGLAPSLEGAVEPTLKSALYNAGPDVMLAVLRHAKADTVMMIGHNPGISEFAERIVAQVPMNPDFHRYPTGATLVVTLEVADWKEVAYGMGSIRDFIIPSEIPA, from the coding sequence ATGACAAAACGCCTGATTCTGACACGGCATGCCAAGTCCAGCTGGGATGACCCGACGACCCCCGATCACGAGCGGCCCCTGAATGAACGGGGGAAAGCTGCGGCGGCCGATCTGGGCGGCTGGCTGGCCTCGCGTGGATATGTGCCGCAGGAGGTGCTGTGCTCGGATGCGGCGCGGACCCGCGAGACCTGGGAGGGGCTGGCCCCGTCGCTGGAGGGTGCGGTCGAGCCGACGTTGAAATCGGCGCTCTATAATGCCGGGCCTGATGTGATGCTGGCAGTTTTGCGGCACGCGAAAGCGGACACGGTGATGATGATCGGGCACAATCCGGGGATCAGTGAATTTGCGGAACGAATCGTCGCGCAGGTGCCGATGAATCCGGATTTCCATCGCTATCCGACGGGTGCGACCCTGGTGGTGACGCTGGAGGTGGCGGACTGGAAAGAGGTCGCCTATGGAATGGGGTCGATCCGGGATTTTATCATCCCCAGCGAAATCCCGGCCTGA
- a CDS encoding HAD-IA family hydrolase, whose protein sequence is MTLVIFDVDGTLVDSQAHIVGAMEFAFAALGLTCPPRAAVLGIVGLSLPQAMTRLAPEADNAGLVEAYKSSYTKFRAAETSPLYPGALEVLRSLRDRADIVLGVATGKSRRGLDHVLAAHGLDGFFQTTQVADDHPSKPHPSMVLTAMRETGADPRDTVMIGDTSFDMEMGHAAGVRCIGVSWGYHPVSELRLATSVIDHFDALSATLETLRRQP, encoded by the coding sequence ATGACGCTGGTGATCTTCGATGTGGATGGCACGCTGGTGGATAGCCAGGCGCATATCGTCGGCGCGATGGAGTTCGCCTTTGCCGCGCTTGGGCTGACCTGCCCGCCGCGCGCGGCGGTGCTGGGCATCGTCGGGCTGTCGTTGCCGCAGGCGATGACGCGTCTGGCACCGGAGGCCGACAACGCGGGTCTGGTCGAGGCCTATAAATCCAGCTACACCAAATTTCGCGCCGCCGAGACCTCGCCGCTATATCCGGGCGCGCTGGAGGTCTTGCGCAGCCTCAGGGATCGCGCGGATATCGTGCTGGGCGTTGCCACCGGGAAATCCCGGCGCGGGCTGGATCATGTGCTGGCGGCGCATGGGCTCGACGGGTTCTTCCAGACGACCCAGGTGGCCGATGATCACCCCTCGAAACCGCATCCGTCGATGGTGTTGACCGCGATGCGCGAGACCGGCGCTGACCCCCGCGACACGGTGATGATTGGCGACACCAGCTTTGATATGGAGATGGGCCACGCCGCCGGGGTGCGATGCATCGGCGTCAGTTGGGGCTATCACCCGGTCAGCGAATTGCGCCTGGCGACCTCGGTGATCGACCATTTCGACGCCCTGTCCGCGACCCTGGAAACCCTGAGGAGGCAACCATGA
- a CDS encoding amino acid ABC transporter ATP-binding protein has product METTAQRSAMTVSDEVAIQITNMNKWYGAFHVLRDINMTVNRGERIVICGPSGSGKSTLIRCINRLEEHQKGQIIVDGTELSSDLKNIDKVRSEVGMVFQHFNLFPHLSILDNLTLAPIWVRKIPRKEAEEIAMHFLEKVKIPEQADKFPGQLSGGQQQRVAIARSLCMKPRIMLFDEPTSALDPEMIKEVLDTMIELAEEGMTMLCVTHEMGFAQAVANRVIFMDQGQIVEQNEPKEFFSNPQSERTKLFLSQILAH; this is encoded by the coding sequence ATGGAAACGACTGCACAACGCAGCGCAATGACGGTGAGCGACGAGGTCGCGATCCAGATCACCAACATGAACAAGTGGTACGGGGCGTTTCACGTCCTGCGCGACATCAACATGACCGTCAATCGTGGCGAGCGGATCGTGATTTGTGGCCCCTCGGGGTCGGGCAAATCCACGCTCATTCGCTGCATCAACCGGCTGGAGGAACACCAGAAGGGCCAGATCATCGTGGATGGCACCGAGCTGTCCTCGGACCTCAAGAACATCGACAAGGTCCGCTCCGAGGTCGGCATGGTGTTCCAGCACTTCAACCTGTTCCCGCATCTGTCGATCCTCGACAATCTAACGCTGGCGCCGATCTGGGTGCGCAAGATTCCCCGGAAAGAAGCCGAAGAAATCGCGATGCATTTTCTGGAAAAGGTCAAGATCCCCGAGCAGGCCGACAAATTCCCCGGCCAACTCTCGGGCGGTCAGCAGCAGCGCGTGGCCATTGCGCGTTCGCTGTGCATGAAGCCGCGGATCATGCTGTTCGATGAACCGACTTCGGCGCTTGACCCCGAGATGATCAAAGAGGTGCTCGACACGATGATCGAACTGGCCGAGGAGGGCATGACCATGCTCTGCGTGACCCACGAGATGGGCTTTGCGCAGGCTGTGGCGAATCGGGTGATCTTCATGGATCAGGGCCAGATTGTTGAACAGAACGAACCCAAGGAGTTCTTCAGCAATCCGCAATCCGAGCGTACGAAGCTGTTTCTCAGCCAGATTCTGGCGCACTGA
- a CDS encoding ATP12 family chaperone protein — protein sequence MSTLRKRFWNTVDIADAEGGFAVQLDGREVKTPARTPLRVPTRAIADLIAQEWAAQGDKVDPDTMPATRAANAALDKVQAQFHEVAALLTAYGETDLLCYRAEAPSELVARQAAAWDPLLDWSSQQFGVKWAVTAGVMPTPQPPETTAKLGQVVTGLSPFQLTAFHDLVSMSGSLVIALAVTHKIAPPDALWEISRIDELWQIEQWGEDDEAQALADRRRLSFMNAVRFFDACC from the coding sequence ATGAGCACCCTGCGCAAACGGTTCTGGAACACGGTGGATATTGCCGATGCCGAGGGCGGATTTGCCGTGCAGCTTGACGGGCGCGAGGTCAAGACGCCGGCCAGGACGCCGCTGCGGGTGCCGACCCGCGCCATTGCCGACCTGATCGCGCAGGAATGGGCCGCGCAGGGCGACAAGGTCGATCCTGACACCATGCCCGCCACCCGCGCCGCCAATGCCGCACTCGACAAGGTTCAGGCGCAGTTCCACGAGGTTGCCGCGCTGTTGACCGCCTATGGCGAGACCGATCTGCTGTGTTACCGGGCCGAGGCCCCCAGCGAATTGGTCGCCCGTCAAGCCGCCGCCTGGGACCCGCTGCTGGACTGGTCCTCGCAGCAGTTTGGCGTCAAATGGGCGGTGACCGCCGGGGTGATGCCAACGCCGCAACCACCCGAGACCACGGCAAAGCTGGGGCAGGTCGTCACCGGCCTGTCACCGTTCCAACTGACCGCCTTCCATGACCTTGTGTCGATGTCCGGCTCCCTGGTGATCGCCCTTGCCGTGACGCATAAAATCGCCCCGCCCGATGCGCTGTGGGAGATTTCGCGAATCGATGAACTCTGGCAAATCGAGCAATGGGGCGAGGATGACGAGGCCCAGGCCCTCGCCGATCGCCGCCGCCTGTCCTTCATGAACGCGGTTCGGTTTTTTGACGCCTGTTGCTGA
- a CDS encoding amino acid ABC transporter permease, whose protein sequence is MEEHLGLNYVRTEMLEQQAPPSTAIGPVKWVQENLFNGILSSILTVLSFLATALVIYEVGPWLMNSIWVADSLTQCREILDGATGACWAVIRDRWHQLLFGFYPSALYWRPIVAMILMLIALAPILFPAVPRKVLWFSAVYPFIAFFLLWGGSIWLPIVILLGFVIGAVVMMATQNFGTLISSLATIIVPVLYWLFFAFPLSDTLQGILPIGIEAVRSQDFGGFKLSIIIGITGIVLSLPMGVLLALGRQSNMPLIRWICVIFIEFIRGVPLITLLFTASLLLNYFLPPGTNFDLVLRVIIMVTLFATAYMAEVIRGGLAALPQGQYEAADALGLDYWKAQRLIIMPQALKISIPGIVNTFIGLFKDTTLVVFIGLLDPIGFASAIRANSDWQGIYWELFIFIGAVFWIFCFSMSRYSMYLERRLKTDHR, encoded by the coding sequence ATGGAAGAGCATCTCGGCCTCAACTACGTCCGCACCGAAATGTTGGAACAACAGGCCCCACCCAGTACGGCGATCGGGCCCGTCAAATGGGTACAGGAGAACCTGTTCAACGGCATCCTCAGCTCGATCCTGACGGTTCTGTCCTTCCTCGCAACGGCGCTGGTCATCTACGAAGTCGGCCCCTGGCTGATGAACTCGATCTGGGTTGCCGACTCGCTGACCCAGTGCCGCGAGATCCTGGACGGCGCCACCGGCGCCTGTTGGGCGGTCATCCGCGACCGCTGGCACCAGTTGCTGTTCGGCTTCTACCCCAGCGCGTTGTATTGGCGTCCCATCGTGGCGATGATCCTGATGCTCATCGCCCTGGCCCCCATCCTGTTCCCCGCCGTTCCGCGCAAGGTCTTGTGGTTCTCGGCGGTCTATCCGTTCATCGCCTTCTTCCTGTTGTGGGGCGGCTCGATCTGGTTGCCGATCGTGATCCTGCTGGGCTTCGTCATCGGCGCCGTGGTGATGATGGCGACCCAGAATTTCGGCACGCTCATCTCAAGCCTGGCGACGATTATCGTGCCGGTCCTCTATTGGCTGTTCTTCGCGTTCCCGCTGTCGGACACCCTGCAGGGCATCCTGCCCATCGGCATCGAGGCCGTGCGCTCGCAGGACTTCGGTGGCTTCAAGCTGTCGATCATCATCGGCATCACCGGCATTGTCCTGTCCTTGCCGATGGGCGTGCTGCTGGCGCTGGGGCGGCAATCGAACATGCCGTTGATCCGCTGGATCTGCGTCATCTTCATCGAGTTCATCCGCGGCGTTCCCCTGATCACGCTGCTGTTCACCGCCTCCTTGCTGCTGAACTACTTCCTGCCGCCGGGCACCAACTTTGACCTCGTGCTGCGGGTGATCATCATGGTGACGCTGTTTGCCACGGCCTATATGGCCGAGGTGATCCGCGGTGGTCTGGCCGCCTTGCCGCAGGGCCAATACGAGGCCGCCGACGCCCTGGGCCTCGACTATTGGAAAGCGCAGCGCCTGATCATCATGCCGCAGGCGTTGAAAATCTCGATTCCCGGCATCGTCAACACCTTCATCGGCCTGTTCAAGGATACCACGCTTGTGGTGTTCATCGGCCTGCTCGACCCGATCGGTTTTGCCAGTGCGATCCGCGCCAACTCGGATTGGCAGGGTATTTATTGGGAGCTGTTCATCTTCATCGGTGCGGTGTTCTGGATCTTCTGTTTCAGCATGTCGCGCTATTCGATGTATCTCGAACGTCGCCTCAAGACCGACCACCGTTAA
- a CDS encoding amino acid ABC transporter substrate-binding protein, which yields MKKSLFLGTLAVAALTAGIASATTLEDVKARGTLNCGVSTGVNGFSAPDANGQWQGFDVAVCRAVAAAVLGDPMAVNFVSTTGQTRFTALASGEIDVLARNTTWTFSRDVDLGFTFIGVNYYDGQGFIVNRNLGVSSATELDGATVCIQTGTTTELNLADYFRVNNMSYEPVPIETNAEAQQQYLAGACDTYTTDASGLAATRASFETPGDHVILPEIISKEPLGPLVRHGDDQWADINRWVLNALIAAEELGITSANLEQMAAGTNNPEINRLLGSEGDLGAMLGLDADWAQRAIAAGGNYGEIFASNIGEQTPVGLARGLNAQWTQGGLMYAPPFR from the coding sequence ATGAAAAAATCACTATTTCTCGGAACGCTCGCCGTTGCAGCTCTGACGGCTGGAATCGCCTCTGCGACCACGCTTGAAGATGTAAAAGCACGCGGTACGCTGAACTGCGGTGTCTCGACCGGCGTCAACGGCTTTTCGGCACCGGATGCAAACGGCCAGTGGCAGGGTTTTGACGTTGCCGTTTGCCGCGCCGTTGCGGCGGCGGTCTTGGGCGACCCGATGGCTGTCAACTTTGTCTCGACCACCGGCCAGACCCGCTTCACCGCGTTGGCATCGGGCGAGATCGACGTTCTGGCGCGCAACACCACCTGGACCTTCTCGCGTGACGTGGACCTTGGGTTCACCTTCATCGGCGTGAACTACTACGATGGCCAGGGTTTCATCGTGAACCGCAACCTCGGCGTGTCCTCGGCAACCGAACTTGATGGCGCCACCGTCTGCATTCAGACCGGCACCACCACCGAGCTCAACCTTGCGGATTACTTCCGCGTCAACAACATGAGCTATGAGCCGGTTCCAATCGAGACCAACGCCGAAGCGCAGCAGCAGTATCTGGCGGGCGCTTGCGACACCTACACCACCGACGCATCGGGTCTGGCCGCAACGCGCGCCTCGTTCGAAACGCCGGGCGACCATGTGATTTTGCCGGAAATCATTTCGAAAGAGCCGCTTGGTCCGCTCGTTCGTCATGGTGACGACCAATGGGCCGACATCAACCGTTGGGTGCTGAATGCGCTGATCGCCGCAGAAGAGCTGGGCATCACCTCGGCCAACCTCGAGCAGATGGCAGCCGGCACCAACAACCCGGAAATCAACCGTCTGTTGGGCAGCGAAGGCGACCTTGGCGCGATGCTGGGTCTTGACGCAGATTGGGCGCAGCGTGCCATTGCCGCTGGCGGCAACTACGGCGAGATCTTCGCGTCGAACATCGGCGAACAGACCCCGGTCGGTCTGGCCCGTGGCCTGAACGCACAATGGACCCAGGGCGGTCTGATGTACGCACCGCCGTTCCGTTAA
- a CDS encoding RluA family pseudouridine synthase — protein MSGVQHIEITGDEADMRLDRCLKRRFPQITQGMVEKFCRKGDLRLDGKRVKASDRVAAGQTVRVPPLPETEAPVHERYQAPKIPKDDIKMIEDAILWQDDHIIALNKPPGLPSQGGSGQGERHVDGLTEALMFGYKERPVLVHRLDKDTSGVLLLARTPRVARRLGEAFRNRTTRKIYWAIVAGVPNPQKGTIRYGLVKTGGYGNEKMRCIHPNEVETTEGSKRATTDFAVLERLGSRAAWVALVPITGRTHQLRAHMAELGHPIIGDGKYGGSGQENLGDGWGAQLGGDISRKLHLHARSITFKHPVTDEMITLTAPLPEHMARSWKTLGWNIKDVPADPFEDDA, from the coding sequence ATGAGCGGCGTACAGCATATCGAAATCACCGGCGACGAGGCCGACATGCGGCTGGACCGCTGCCTCAAGCGCCGGTTTCCGCAGATCACGCAGGGCATGGTCGAAAAATTCTGCCGCAAGGGCGATCTGCGGCTGGATGGCAAGCGGGTGAAAGCCTCGGACCGGGTGGCCGCGGGGCAAACCGTGCGCGTGCCGCCACTGCCGGAAACCGAGGCCCCGGTGCATGAACGGTATCAGGCGCCAAAGATCCCCAAGGACGACATCAAGATGATCGAGGATGCGATCCTGTGGCAGGACGATCATATCATCGCGCTGAACAAGCCGCCGGGCCTGCCGTCGCAGGGTGGTTCGGGGCAGGGCGAGCGCCATGTCGATGGGCTGACCGAGGCGCTGATGTTCGGCTACAAGGAGCGGCCTGTTTTGGTGCATCGCCTCGACAAGGACACCTCGGGCGTGTTGCTGCTGGCGCGTACGCCGCGGGTTGCGCGTCGGTTGGGCGAGGCGTTTCGCAACCGCACCACGCGCAAGATTTACTGGGCGATCGTCGCCGGGGTGCCCAACCCGCAAAAGGGCACGATCCGCTATGGCTTGGTGAAAACCGGTGGCTATGGCAACGAAAAGATGCGCTGCATTCACCCGAATGAGGTGGAAACGACCGAAGGCTCCAAGCGCGCCACCACCGATTTTGCCGTGTTGGAACGGTTGGGCAGCCGCGCCGCGTGGGTCGCCTTGGTGCCGATCACCGGGCGCACCCATCAGTTGCGCGCGCATATGGCCGAGTTGGGGCATCCGATCATCGGCGACGGAAAATATGGCGGCTCGGGTCAGGAAAATCTGGGCGATGGCTGGGGCGCGCAACTGGGCGGCGACATCAGCCGCAAACTGCACCTGCATGCGCGCTCGATCACCTTCAAGCACCCGGTCACCGATGAGATGATCACCCTCACCGCACCCTTGCCCGAGCATATGGCGCGCAGTTGGAAAACGCTGGGCTGGAACATCAAGGACGTGCCCGCCGACCCGTTCGAGGACGACGCATGA
- a CDS encoding aminotransferase class IV, with protein MRKFPRLSTCHEDPTPYPPGTAYMDGQYLPIGEARISVLDNGFLHSDATYDVAHVWNGAFLRLNDHLDRFFAGLDKLHMTIPYDRAQVTEILCNCVALSGLQNAYVEFICTRGLSPRFSRDPRDCQNRFIAFAIPFGSIANPAQLKHGLHVAITDLLRIPPASVDPTVKNYHWLDLVKGLYAAYARGADTAILVDGAGNIAEGPGFNVFAVKNGAILTPKNGVLQGITRQTIFDLSAALQVSCTAGTLSPAALITAEEVFVTSTAGGVMPVTRIDGQPVGSGKIGPITARMTEQYWRLHDDPQMRTVVEYPKMPDTGTPGA; from the coding sequence ATGCGCAAGTTTCCACGCCTCTCTACCTGCCACGAGGACCCGACCCCCTATCCGCCCGGCACCGCCTATATGGACGGCCAATACCTGCCGATTGGCGAGGCCAGGATTTCGGTGCTGGACAACGGCTTTCTGCACTCGGATGCCACCTATGACGTGGCGCATGTCTGGAACGGCGCATTTTTGCGGCTCAACGACCATCTGGACCGGTTTTTTGCGGGCCTCGACAAACTGCACATGACGATCCCTTATGATCGCGCGCAGGTGACGGAAATCCTGTGCAATTGCGTGGCACTGTCGGGCCTGCAAAACGCCTATGTCGAATTCATCTGCACGCGCGGCCTGTCGCCCCGCTTCAGCCGGGATCCGCGCGATTGCCAGAATCGGTTCATCGCCTTTGCCATCCCGTTCGGCTCGATCGCCAACCCCGCGCAGTTGAAACACGGGCTGCATGTGGCAATCACCGATCTGCTGCGCATTCCGCCCGCCTCGGTCGATCCAACGGTGAAGAATTATCACTGGCTGGACTTGGTCAAGGGCCTGTATGCCGCCTATGCGCGGGGCGCGGATACGGCAATTCTGGTGGACGGCGCGGGCAATATCGCCGAAGGGCCGGGATTCAACGTGTTCGCGGTGAAGAATGGCGCAATCCTGACGCCAAAGAACGGCGTGTTGCAGGGTATCACCCGGCAGACGATCTTTGACCTGAGCGCGGCGCTGCAGGTCAGTTGCACCGCCGGGACCCTCTCGCCCGCCGCATTGATCACGGCGGAGGAGGTGTTCGTTACCTCGACCGCAGGCGGCGTGATGCCGGTCACCCGGATTGACGGGCAGCCTGTGGGGTCTGGCAAGATTGGCCCGATCACCGCACGGATGACCGAGCAGTATTGGCGCCTGCATGACGATCCACAGATGCGCACGGTGGTTGAATACCCCAAGATGCCCGACACCGGGACGCCGGGCGCATAA
- a CDS encoding ferredoxin, with protein MAPDLIAALQSHHLVALASLPADPEFCPDAARSLVLIGPMGGASWWEHVTRSAEWLDGQPDPLDRWSMRVLDGVAARFGGRALFPSDGPPFPPFFKWALASGALWQSPVGMLVHAEAGLWVSFRGALAVPFDVPLPATRNPCDTCQDQPCRTACPVNALSPTVYDVAACHDFLNTDAGNRCLSEGCRARGACPASQRHARLAAQSAYHMSRFHT; from the coding sequence ATGGCACCTGACCTGATCGCGGCGCTCCAAAGCCATCATCTGGTGGCTTTGGCCAGTCTACCCGCCGACCCCGAATTCTGCCCCGACGCGGCACGGTCTCTGGTTCTGATCGGGCCAATGGGTGGCGCGTCGTGGTGGGAGCACGTCACCCGGTCTGCCGAATGGTTGGACGGCCAGCCTGATCCGCTGGATCGCTGGTCGATGCGAGTTCTGGACGGCGTCGCAGCCCGGTTCGGTGGGCGGGCCCTGTTTCCCTCCGACGGCCCGCCCTTTCCGCCGTTCTTCAAATGGGCGCTGGCGTCGGGCGCTCTGTGGCAAAGCCCGGTCGGTATGTTGGTGCATGCCGAGGCGGGCCTGTGGGTGTCCTTTCGCGGCGCGCTGGCGGTGCCGTTTGACGTTCCTTTGCCTGCCACGCGGAATCCCTGCGACACCTGCCAGGATCAACCCTGCCGAACCGCCTGCCCGGTGAATGCCTTGTCGCCGACGGTGTATGATGTGGCGGCCTGTCATGACTTTCTGAATACAGACGCCGGAAACCGCTGTCTTTCCGAAGGGTGCCGGGCGCGTGGCGCTTGCCCCGCCTCGCAAAGGCATGCAAGACTGGCAGCTCAATCCGCCTATCACATGAGCCGGTTTCACACATGA
- the crcB gene encoding fluoride efflux transporter CrcB has translation MMGTLFQVALGGALGASGRYLTGVAALRLMGPGFPWATLAVNVVGSFLMGALVVVLAHVSATRFAPLLMTGLLGGFTTFSAFSLDALTLWERGQQGLAGAYVLASVLLSLAAIVAGLTFARSLVA, from the coding sequence ATGATGGGAACGCTGTTTCAGGTGGCGCTTGGCGGTGCCTTGGGGGCCTCGGGCCGGTATTTGACCGGGGTGGCCGCGCTGCGCCTGATGGGGCCGGGGTTCCCGTGGGCGACCTTGGCGGTCAATGTGGTCGGCTCGTTCCTGATGGGGGCCTTGGTGGTGGTTCTGGCGCATGTCAGCGCCACGCGGTTCGCGCCCTTGTTGATGACCGGATTGCTGGGCGGGTTCACCACCTTCTCGGCGTTTTCACTGGATGCGCTGACCCTGTGGGAGCGCGGCCAACAGGGGCTTGCCGGGGCGTATGTCCTGGCGTCCGTCCTTCTTTCGCTGGCGGCGATTGTCGCTGGATTGACCTTTGCACGGAGCCTTGTGGCATGA
- a CDS encoding ABC transporter permease subunit, which produces MAMDSGAPKGSFRLSMLLYDTRYRSLTIQVFALFLLMLGAAWLVDNTIRNLAALGKDFSFSFLGNVSGYDISQRLVEYSSTSTHARAALVGLLNTLVLAITACLAATVLGVLAGILRLSKNWMVARLMTIYIETFRNIPALLWIVVFGAILTESMPAPNAFRGDTPTASMNLFDSVAITNRGVYVPAPQFSRSLGSVDIGSVSPSLDALAIILVVILSIWGFRRLGAHATRVQNDTGVRPTTWWKGLLILFSPTILLLLALGFHLDYPVLRGFNFSGGLQLRTSFIAMWLGLSVYTGAFIAEIVRAGIMAISTGQSEAAFALGLQPNRTTRLVILPQALRVIVPPMISQYLNITKNTSLGLAVGYMDLRSTLGGITINQTGRELEGMMLMMLVYLALSLIISSIMNYYNSQVKLKGR; this is translated from the coding sequence ATGGCGATGGACAGCGGGGCTCCGAAGGGGTCATTTCGCTTGAGCATGCTGCTATACGACACGCGGTATCGTTCACTCACAATTCAGGTTTTTGCCTTATTTCTGTTGATGTTGGGCGCCGCATGGCTGGTCGACAACACGATCAGGAACCTCGCCGCACTTGGCAAAGATTTCTCATTCAGCTTTCTTGGCAACGTGTCCGGCTACGACATTTCGCAGCGGTTGGTCGAATATTCGTCCACCAGCACCCATGCCCGCGCCGCGTTGGTTGGTCTGCTGAATACCCTGGTCCTGGCGATCACGGCCTGTCTGGCGGCGACCGTTCTCGGTGTCTTGGCCGGGATCTTGCGCCTGTCCAAGAACTGGATGGTGGCGCGGCTGATGACCATCTACATCGAAACCTTCCGCAATATTCCCGCGCTGCTCTGGATCGTTGTTTTCGGCGCAATTCTGACCGAGTCGATGCCCGCGCCAAATGCGTTCCGGGGCGACACCCCGACCGCCAGCATGAACCTGTTTGACAGCGTCGCGATCACCAATCGCGGCGTTTATGTCCCCGCACCGCAGTTCTCGCGCAGCCTTGGGTCCGTTGATATCGGCTCGGTGTCGCCAAGCCTTGATGCGCTTGCCATCATTCTTGTGGTGATCCTGTCCATCTGGGGTTTCCGCCGTCTGGGGGCACATGCCACACGGGTTCAAAATGATACCGGCGTACGGCCGACAACCTGGTGGAAGGGGCTCCTGATCCTGTTCAGCCCGACGATCCTGCTGCTGTTGGCGCTCGGCTTTCACCTTGATTATCCCGTGCTGCGCGGCTTCAACTTCAGCGGTGGCCTGCAATTGCGCACGTCGTTCATCGCGATGTGGCTGGGTTTGAGCGTCTACACCGGCGCTTTCATCGCGGAAATCGTGCGCGCCGGCATCATGGCCATTTCGACCGGACAATCCGAGGCCGCCTTCGCCCTGGGCCTTCAGCCCAACCGTACCACCCGGCTGGTGATTCTGCCGCAAGCGCTGCGCGTGATCGTGCCGCCGATGATCTCGCAATACCTCAACATCACCAAGAACACGTCGCTGGGCCTGGCGGTGGGGTATATGGACCTGCGCTCGACCCTGGGCGGGATCACCATCAACCAGACCGGCCGCGAGCTGGAGGGCATGATGCTGATGATGCTGGTTTATCTGGCGTTGAGCCTGATCATCTCGTCGATCATGAACTACTACAACAGCCAAGTTAAGCTGAAGGGGCGGTAA